From the Glandiceps talaboti chromosome 10, keGlaTala1.1, whole genome shotgun sequence genome, one window contains:
- the LOC144441479 gene encoding fatty acid binding protein 1-A, liver-like, translated as MALASIVGGWQLDSHDNLEAFLDAMEVPAPAKAAALDAKPHIDVTVDGNNIHIKMSGPRGTIEQSLTLGEVFDMKNPITGEMRKAIATLEGSKLVVKPGAKYPKEPQSVYEVIGDKLVCTMSVDSVSCKRLFVKA; from the exons ATGGCTCTTGCATCAATTGTTGGAGGATGGCAGCTGGACTCCCATGACAATTTAGAAGCATTTCTTGATGCAATGGAAGTACCTGCACCTGCCAAAGCTGCAGCGTTAGACGCCAAACCACACATTGATGTTACTGTTGATGGCaacaacatacatattaaaatgaGTGGCCCCAGAGGAACCATCGAACAGAGCCTAACT TTGGGTGAAGTCTTTGATATGAAGAATCCAATCACAGGAGAAATGAGAAAGGCTATTGCCACTTTGGAAGGAAGCAAATTGGTGGTGAAACCAGGTGCAAAATACCCAAAGGAACCACAATCCGTCTATGAAGTGATTGGTGACAAACTGGTGTGTACCATGTCAGTAGACAGCGTTTCCTGCAAACGTTTATTCGTGAAGGCCTAA